One window from the genome of Sesamum indicum cultivar Zhongzhi No. 13 linkage group LG15, S_indicum_v1.0, whole genome shotgun sequence encodes:
- the LOC105177197 gene encoding probable prolyl 4-hydroxylase 7 isoform X1 has translation MDARFFLLIFLCFLVQFSHGRESVLKLTSGGSLAAFDPTRVTQISWNPRAFLYRGFLNHKECDHLIALAKDKLEKSMVADNDSGKSIESEVRTSSGMFLGKAQDEIVAGIEARIAAWTFLPIENGEAMQVLHYEHGQKYEPHFDFFHDKANQELGGHRVATVLMYLSDVARGGETVFPNSEEKDKQPKGDDWSDCAKEGYAVKPRKGDALLFFSLHPDATTDNTSLHGSCPVIEGEKWSATKWIHVRSFDTPVSSSSSGDCVDENPNCPAWALRGECEKNPLYMIGSKEGNGYCRKSCKVCSS, from the exons ATGGACGcgagattttttcttttgatttttctctgttttcttGTTCAATTCTCTCATGG AAGAGAATCAGTGTTGAAATTGACGAGTGGTGGTTCTTTGGCTGCGTTTGATCCGACCCGGGTCACTCAAATCTCTTGGAACCCCAG GGCCTTTCTGTACAGAGGATTTTTGAATCATAAGGAGTGTGATCATCTCATTGCTCTG GCTAAAGATAAGCTGGAGAAATCTATGGTAGCTGACAATGATTCTGGCAAGAGTATAGAGAGTGAGGTCCGTACGAGTTCAGGCATGTTTCTGGGGAAGGCTCAG GATGAAATAGTTGCTGGTATCGAGGCAAGAATTGCAGCATGGACATTCCTCCCTATAG AGAATGGGGAGGCTATGCAGGTTTTGCATTATGAACATGGCCAAAAGTATGAGCcacattttgattttttccatGACAAGGCCAATCAAGAATTGGGTGGTCACCGAGTAGCTACTGTGCTAATGTATTTATCAGATGTTGCTAGGGGAGGAGAAACAGTGTTTCCTAATTCAGAG GAGAAAGATAAACAGCCAAAGGGCGATGACTGGTCTGATTGCGCTAAAGAGGGTTATGCAG TGAAACCAAGGAAGGGTGATGCTCTATTGTTTTTCAGTCTTCATCCTGATGCAACTACTGATAACACGAGCTTGCATGGGAGCTGTCCTGTCATTGAAGGCGAAAAGTGGTCCGCCACCAAGTGGATTCATGTGCGGTCTTTTGATACGCCAGTATCCAGTTCATCGAGTGGTGACTGTGTCGACGAGAATCCAAACTGCCCTGCATGGGCTCTTAGAGGAGAATGCGAAAAGAATCCTCTGTATATGATTGGGTCTAAGGAAGGCAACGGCTATTGTAGGAAGAGCTGCAAAGTGTGCTCATCTTAG
- the LOC105177197 gene encoding probable prolyl 4-hydroxylase 7 isoform X2: protein MDARFFLLIFLCFLVQFSHGESVLKLTSGGSLAAFDPTRVTQISWNPRAFLYRGFLNHKECDHLIALAKDKLEKSMVADNDSGKSIESEVRTSSGMFLGKAQDEIVAGIEARIAAWTFLPIENGEAMQVLHYEHGQKYEPHFDFFHDKANQELGGHRVATVLMYLSDVARGGETVFPNSEEKDKQPKGDDWSDCAKEGYAVKPRKGDALLFFSLHPDATTDNTSLHGSCPVIEGEKWSATKWIHVRSFDTPVSSSSSGDCVDENPNCPAWALRGECEKNPLYMIGSKEGNGYCRKSCKVCSS from the exons ATGGACGcgagattttttcttttgatttttctctgttttcttGTTCAATTCTCTCATGG AGAATCAGTGTTGAAATTGACGAGTGGTGGTTCTTTGGCTGCGTTTGATCCGACCCGGGTCACTCAAATCTCTTGGAACCCCAG GGCCTTTCTGTACAGAGGATTTTTGAATCATAAGGAGTGTGATCATCTCATTGCTCTG GCTAAAGATAAGCTGGAGAAATCTATGGTAGCTGACAATGATTCTGGCAAGAGTATAGAGAGTGAGGTCCGTACGAGTTCAGGCATGTTTCTGGGGAAGGCTCAG GATGAAATAGTTGCTGGTATCGAGGCAAGAATTGCAGCATGGACATTCCTCCCTATAG AGAATGGGGAGGCTATGCAGGTTTTGCATTATGAACATGGCCAAAAGTATGAGCcacattttgattttttccatGACAAGGCCAATCAAGAATTGGGTGGTCACCGAGTAGCTACTGTGCTAATGTATTTATCAGATGTTGCTAGGGGAGGAGAAACAGTGTTTCCTAATTCAGAG GAGAAAGATAAACAGCCAAAGGGCGATGACTGGTCTGATTGCGCTAAAGAGGGTTATGCAG TGAAACCAAGGAAGGGTGATGCTCTATTGTTTTTCAGTCTTCATCCTGATGCAACTACTGATAACACGAGCTTGCATGGGAGCTGTCCTGTCATTGAAGGCGAAAAGTGGTCCGCCACCAAGTGGATTCATGTGCGGTCTTTTGATACGCCAGTATCCAGTTCATCGAGTGGTGACTGTGTCGACGAGAATCCAAACTGCCCTGCATGGGCTCTTAGAGGAGAATGCGAAAAGAATCCTCTGTATATGATTGGGTCTAAGGAAGGCAACGGCTATTGTAGGAAGAGCTGCAAAGTGTGCTCATCTTAG